Proteins encoded together in one Eublepharis macularius isolate TG4126 chromosome 2, MPM_Emac_v1.0, whole genome shotgun sequence window:
- the LOC129323707 gene encoding fibrinogen-like protein 1-like protein: MLLYSALFLCTLITFNGGVVSSPLTQQELFSKIGNYHMLANKDASTLKNAQKPEIYEEYLARDCRAAFLRGRKENGLYVIRPKYSPLLAVYCDMEYDGGGWTVLHKNEVNQKAPWSNTWDAYKRGFGDLLGNHWLGNEFIHLLTNQNAFTVRFLIVDSNGKTKNADYHSFKVDSEDNGYALRLGNYSGNAGDALTTVGESGVHDNMRFSSQDRDNDRRSDTNCALDNAGGWWYDNCYSALLTSDNHIRWKGLCTEVSSCKLAAILIRPNGQNCNLSSRY; the protein is encoded by the exons ATGCTGCTTTACTCTGCTCTTTTTTTGTGCACTCTTATCACCTTTAATGGAGGTGTTGTCTCATCACCTTTAACACAGCAGGAACTTTTCTCAAAAATAGGCAACTATCACATGCTGGCGAATAAGGATGCTTCTACCTTGAAAAATGCCCAGAAACCTGAAATTTATGAAG AATATCTGGCAAGAGACTGCAGGGCTGCTTTTCTCCGTGGTAGGAAAGAAAATGGCCTGTATGTCATCCGTCCCAAATACTCTCCGTTACTGGCAGTCTACTGTGACATGGAGTATGATGGAGGAGGCTGGACGGTGCTGCACAAGAATGAAGTCAACCAAAAAGCACCTTGGTCAAACACGTGGGATGCTTATAAGAGGGGCTTTGGGGACCTATTGGGAAACCACTGGCTTGGCAATGAATTTATACACCTCTTAACCAATCAGAATGCCTTCACTGTGCGGTTCCTCATAGTTGACAGTAATGGGAAAACCAAGAATGCTGACTACCATAGCTTTAAGGTGGATAGTGAAGATAATGGATATGCACTGAGGCTAGGGAACTATTCAGGGAATGCAGGGGATGCATTGACCACAGTGGGAGAATCAGGTGTCCATGACAACATGAGGTTTTCCTCCCAAGACCGGGATAATGATCGGAGGAGTGATACAAACTGTGCATTAGACAATGCTGGTGGCTGGTGGTATGATAACTGTTACTCAGCCCTTCTAACCAGTGACAACCACATACGTTGGAAGGGATTGTGCACAGAGGTTAGCAGCTGTAAATTAGCAGCCATCCTAATTAGACCAAATGGACAAAATTGCAACCTAAGTTCGAGATACTGA